The Marinobacter sp. ANT_B65 genome has a segment encoding these proteins:
- a CDS encoding formamidase: MSGLGGLNKSPNGVVIGLVQLQLPDVSTPEQLASQTRRVCELVGKARRQSPVMDLVVFPEYCLHGLSMSIDPAIMCDRDGPEMAAFQAACREHDIWGCFSIMESNPEGNPYNTGVIIDNTGELRLFYRKLHPWVPVEPWEPGNLGIPVCDGPNGSRLSLAICHDGMFPEVARECAYKGANIMLRTAGYTAPIRHSWKITNQANAFCNLMVTANVCLAGSDGTFNSMGEGMVVNFDGEPMVEGNGFADEIITAEVRPDLVDEARIHWGVENNIYQLGHRGYVAVKGGASDCPYTFMQDMVRGQYRLPWDDDVKVVDGRGFGFEPPEREYKPG; this comes from the coding sequence ATGAGTGGACTAGGTGGGTTGAATAAATCTCCCAATGGCGTTGTGATAGGTCTGGTTCAGCTGCAGCTGCCAGATGTGTCTACGCCAGAGCAGCTGGCGAGTCAGACCCGCCGCGTGTGTGAGTTGGTAGGCAAGGCTCGCCGCCAGTCACCAGTCATGGATCTTGTGGTGTTTCCCGAGTATTGCCTGCACGGTCTCTCCATGAGCATCGACCCGGCCATCATGTGTGACCGCGACGGCCCGGAAATGGCGGCGTTTCAGGCCGCCTGCCGGGAGCACGACATCTGGGGGTGTTTTTCCATCATGGAGAGCAACCCTGAAGGCAACCCCTATAACACTGGTGTGATTATCGATAACACTGGTGAATTACGGCTGTTCTATCGCAAGTTGCACCCATGGGTGCCAGTGGAGCCATGGGAGCCAGGTAACCTTGGCATTCCCGTCTGCGATGGCCCTAATGGCAGCCGTCTGTCACTGGCCATCTGTCATGATGGCATGTTCCCGGAAGTCGCTCGCGAGTGCGCCTACAAAGGCGCCAATATCATGCTGCGCACAGCTGGCTACACAGCGCCGATCCGACATTCCTGGAAAATCACCAATCAAGCCAATGCATTCTGTAACCTGATGGTGACCGCCAATGTTTGCCTGGCGGGGAGTGACGGCACCTTTAACTCCATGGGCGAAGGTATGGTGGTTAATTTTGATGGTGAGCCGATGGTAGAAGGTAATGGCTTTGCCGATGAAATCATCACTGCAGAAGTGCGCCCTGACCTGGTAGATGAGGCCCGTATCCACTGGGGCGTCGAGAATAATATCTATCAGCTTGGACACCGTGGCTATGTAGCGGTGAAAGGCGGCGCCAGCGATTGTCCGTACACATTCATGCAGGATATGGTGCGTGGCCAGTACAGGCTGCCCTGGGATGATGATGTGAAAGTGGTGGATGGCAGGGGCTTTGGTTTTGAACCGCCGGAACGTGAATACAAGCCTGGCTGA